The segment ctctctctctatatatatatatatatattcatagcTAAAATAGACTGATTAAGTTgataaaaaaagaaaggaaggaaaAGATGGGTTCACGGGTTCAGTCTCACCAGCTAAGCAATGGGCTCATAGTGTCGGGGAGGCCGGAGCAGCTGAAAGAAAGGCAGCCGTCAATGCCGTTACGGGCAGTACCTTATACAGGTGGTAACGTTAAAGAATCCGGAGAGCTGGGCAAAATTTTCGACATCCCAGTGCTTGATCATTCCCCGTCCAGTGCTCCTCCTTCAAATCCCAACTCAAACCCCAACTCCAAGCAGCAGCCACAGCTTTTGCAACCCTCAcgcttttcctcttcttcttctcagCCCAACAGTGGATCCATGCGATCTGGGTCTAACTCGGGCCCGATCCGGAAATCTTCTGGGACTATGCCGCTTCAGCCCACTGGGCTCATCACTTCAGGTCCCCTCAGCTCCGGTCCCAGCAGGTCGGGGCAGCTCGGTCAGGCGGGGCAATCTGGTGCCGTGTCGGGGAAAGCAGGGTATGGGCCAGCAGTGACTAGTCTCGGGGAAGGGGTGGGATTTGGGTTTAGACTGTCGAAGGCGGTGGTTTGGGTGGTGATGGTGGTGGTGGCAATGGGGTTGTTGGTGGGTGCGTTTCTGATGGTAGCCATCAAGAAGATGGTGGTTCTTGGGGCTGTAGGTGCGTTGGTGGCACCCATGGGGTTGGGATTAGTTTGGAACTGTATTTGGGGAAGGAAAGGCTTATTTGGGTTCGTGAAGATGTACCCAGATGCTGAGCTTAGAGGTGCTGTTGATGGCCAATATATTAAAGTTACAGGGgtaagttttattattattattattactattttgtgATTTTAATAACCATTTTGATAAATGTCTCTTATGGTAATTCATCTTTTGTCGTTGTTATCTAGGAGTTTAGTTTTTGAATTTGTTAGATGAGTTAGATTCTGGATTCATTCAGTTGGTTAATCGTTCTTATAAGATTCCGAATTGGAATCCTctgttaataaaattaaaaaacagAATCCTTTGTTAATATACAAGAATTGAACACATATTTATGTCATGTTTTAACGTTTCAATAGGAGAGATTTAAACTCCCTTTTTGCTACACGTAGGAGTTGCATTCTGAAACTCCTCACCCATTTTGATTTGGGTATTTGTTTATTATTGGTCGTTTTAGTTTTAGATGAAACTGCTTTCGGGGGATATGTTTGTCAGTGACGATGGGAGTTCAGGTCCGATCAGAACTCAGAAACTAAATGTATGTGTCCAAGTCTCACCATCTTATAGTGTTTTGCAAAAGAAGGCCCTTGTTCCTATAAACAATCTCTCAATGGGGTTTTAGTACATGTTCTTTGCTGGAAAAtctttttaatctttttatgggtTAATTGCTTAGTCTATCAGTTGTTTTCCTCTACCTGTGAGCATAACCAGTTGGCACTTTCCTGATTTGGAGGTCTCATGATCTTTTATTCAAAGGACTATACATAATGCTGAACCAATTATAGGTAGTTGGCGTAGACATATTTATCACCTGCGTCAAATATTGATGCTATGGTGTTCCTGTACTCAACTGAAGACAGGGTTCTCGCTTTCAACACTCATGATCGCGTATTAAGTGTTACATTTTGTGCACGTGATCATGGGGCTCATTGGGAGGCATGCTTCACATGCCAAATACACTGGTAAGGTACAGCATTGTATTATGCTGGGAGCTACATGTATTGACAGTGGAAGCCTACAGTCATTTTGTTCTTATGGACTTTGTCTTCTTCAAATTGAGTTGTTCTTCGTTATGCGATCTTAAGGATGAAAGCTgaaattaatgttttattaagTTTCCCAGTTGacccttaaatttttttctttctcatgTATTCATTTTCCTAAATAATTAATGAAATTGTAGGTCGTCACCTGTGGCAGCATTCCATTGGAGTCATCTTACCAGAGGGAGCCAAGATGTGTTTATGTTTCCACAGAGTTGTACGAGTATAAAGGATGGGGTGGGAAATCTGCAAATTCTAAGCAGCGTTGCTTCTCCTGGGGATGTAAACATTCTGAGGTACGTTTTGcatcagaaaaatattcagaatcAATGACAGTGCTGTTTAGCCAACTAAGAAATGCAGCTTCCTAGTAAATTTTCTCATAGGCAACAACACCTTTTTTATTGTGAACAGAAATTTGTTGCTGATTTCTACATATCAGACTTCCAATCTGGATTAAGAGCACTAGTCAAAGCAGGCTATGGATCTAAGGTTGCTCCAATGATCAAACCAGCTACTGTACTTGATGTAACAAAGGAAAACAGAGACTCGTTTCCAAGCCTTTTACGTTGGCTAGCAGAGCGCAATCTCTCTAATGATGATTGTATAATGCGCCTAAAAGAAGGGTATGCGATTTTTTTTGGGATTATTATGAACCTCAGTTGTATCATTATGAGTAAATTTTCAGTCCAGTGCTGATAAAAGAGGGCGTTTGTTGTGACAGTTGCATAAAAGAAGGGAGCACCGTAAGTGTGATGGGGGTTGTGCGGCGACATGATAACGTGCTCATGATTGTTCCACCGTCAGAACCTATCTCAACAGGGTGTCAATGGAGCAGGTGCCTCCTCCCAACATATGTGGAAGGTCTTATTTTGACATGTGATGATACCCAGAATGATGATGTTGTCCCAGTGTAAATCCGTCGGGTTTCATACCAGTTTCTTTTTGCAACTGGATGTCATAATGTAAATAGTGTTTAAGAATGAAAGAAAGGTTCCAAATATCACAGTGCCAGTACCATCTTCCTTTTCCTGCTAATCAATTGCATGCAAAGACAATTTAACACTTGAAGACTAGAAGGTTATTAAATTGAAAGAGAAGCCTATTAAATTTATTGATCTCCATCACAGCTGTTCCATTGAAGTAAACTATTTCTAGTTATAAAAAATAAGGAACAAAGGACGAGATATCTCTACAAGTATCACTTAATTTTGCCCGTAAGTGAAGGACTTATTAGCTAGTAAAAAAAGTATCCTTAGAGTCTAGAGGGCAATCCCCCTGCCACTATTAGAGTTTCCCCTGTAATATAACAAGCATCATCGGATGCCAAGAAAGCAGCTGCAGCAGCCATGTCTTTTGGGGTACCAAGCCTTCCAAGTAAGGTCTTTTCCT is part of the Gossypium arboreum isolate Shixiya-1 chromosome 5, ASM2569848v2, whole genome shotgun sequence genome and harbors:
- the LOC108452930 gene encoding uncharacterized membrane protein At1g16860-like, with translation MGSRVQSHQLSNGLIVSGRPEQLKERQPSMPLRAVPYTGGNVKESGELGKIFDIPVLDHSPSSAPPSNPNSNPNSKQQPQLLQPSRFSSSSSQPNSGSMRSGSNSGPIRKSSGTMPLQPTGLITSGPLSSGPSRSGQLGQAGQSGAVSGKAGYGPAVTSLGEGVGFGFRLSKAVVWVVMVVVAMGLLVGAFLMVAIKKMVVLGAVGALVAPMGLGLVWNCIWGRKGLFGFVKMYPDAELRGAVDGQYIKVTGVVTCGSIPLESSYQREPRCVYVSTELYEYKGWGGKSANSKQRCFSWGCKHSEKFVADFYISDFQSGLRALVKAGYGSKVAPMIKPATVLDVTKENRDSFPSLLRWLAERNLSNDDCIMRLKEGCIKEGSTVSVMGVVRRHDNVLMIVPPSEPISTGCQWSRCLLPTYVEGLILTCDDTQNDDVVPV